Proteins encoded by one window of Haematobia irritans isolate KBUSLIRL chromosome 2, ASM5000362v1, whole genome shotgun sequence:
- the LOC142226736 gene encoding NADH dehydrogenase [ubiquinone] 1 alpha subcomplex assembly factor 2 has translation MAKPPTRDIFKIIFQNFFKSFRPRQIRGNYVGEDYFGNKYYEIPPNPSIGKRKASRWFEPADKEAFDQELTAEWEAWLRGRREDPPTKEELVRNLQIMDMKKRNAAELDEKYGKKDAAGKLIPQQETIGTFPKYKEYEIIPSKDPEKK, from the coding sequence ATGGCCAAGCCTCCAACGAgggatatatttaaaataattttccaaaatttcttcaaatcattTCGACCGCGACAAATACGTGGAAATTATGTTGGAGAAGACTACTTTGGCAATAAATATTATGAGATACCACCAAATCCTTCCATTGGCAAAAGAAAGGCCTCGAGATGGTTTGAGCCAGCCGATAAAGAGGCTTTTGATCAAGAACTAACCGCTGAATGGGAAGCATGGCTAAGAGGGCGTCGAGAAGATCCACCAACCAAAGAGGAACTTGTTAGAAACTTACAAATTATGGATATGAAGAAACGGAATGCAGCAGAGTTGGACGAGAAGTATGGTAAAAAAGATGCTGCGGGGAAACTTATACCACAACAGGAAACAATTGGCACATTTCCAAAATATAAAGAATATGAAATCATACCTAGTAAGGATCCCGAAAAGAAGTAG
- the Noc2 gene encoding nucleolar complex protein 2 — MKVLAKKPGKPKSLAKIQKNKKVEKSKKVKVEKAKSIIDDQVVEKKKSGKAITDKKIKPLDKVVKKKSKDSLKNNKNTKQNEKKKSKTHKEDLEGLKDIDPEFYEFLKENDKQLLEFNMFDSDDDDDDDGNEKEKSNSKDKKSKKSQGSDDDDNDDEDMSDDDADMDDEDDEEKFHKPDAELEVASDESDFEGDEEPELAPDGTQKITLNLLRQWQIQLEKPHVPIDTIRKVTQAFSSALASITPDAEQAIYKVVGSASFNGVIQLCVLHLQPAILSFLGIKEKSSMPLHKAKKWNKVRGCLRYYLTDLIRLIEQVSSTNILSVLLKHLHQMANMVAPFTALGKTILKRLIVLWSTGDETIRVVAFLCILKITRNQQFTMLNHVLKAMYLSYVRNSKFVSPNTLPSINFMRRSLIEMFALDLNATYQHAFLYIRQLAIHLRNAVILKKKDSFQAVYNWQYINSLRLWCDLLGLTSDKPQLQPLVYPLVTIAMGVIRLIPTAQYFPLRFHCLQSLIELAKASHTFIPVLPLILEVLRSNTFNKKHTTVSMKPMQFTCILRLNKAQLGENGFRDEVVEQLCGLALEYLAHESNSLAFSDLSVHTVTALKSYLKECRNANYSRKIKQLLDKIAENAKFIEQERRKITFGLKDIDQIRAWETKVRNKGTPLDIYYKAWVKTHETKKRRQAAQADRVNDDYDLPTIKKQSKKVVSVKNENGEVELFPSDSEDDEEDGAKLPGLENSDEEDMEEEEKPKKKSKKDKKKKEKKPKEDMEYDIPIEDPEEECVDIVKDLDMDDW, encoded by the exons atgaaGGTTTTAGCTAAAAAGCCGGGCAAACCTAAGTCTCTggctaaaattcagaaaaataaaaaagtagaaAAGTCCAAGAAAGTTAAAGTAGAAAAAGCTAAGAGCATTATTGACGATCAAGTTGTGGAGAAAAAGAAATCTGGGAAGGCAATAACTGACAAGAAAATAAAACCCCTGGATAAagttgtaaagaaaaaatccaagGATTCACTTAAAAACAATAAGAATACAAAACAGAATGAGAAAAAGAAATCTAAGACCCACAAAGAAGATCTAGAGGGATTAAAAGATATTGATCCAGAGTTCTATGAATTCTTGAAGGAAAATGACAAACAGTTACTGGAGTTTAACATGTTTGATAgtgatgacgacgatgatgatgatggtaatgaaaaagaaaaatctaaTTCGAaggacaaaaaatcaaaaaaatcacaAGGGTCGgacgatgatgataatgatgatgaagaCATGTCCGATGATGATGCTGATATGGATGACGAAGATGATGAAGAAAAGTTTCATAAACCTGATGCTGAATTGGAAGTTGCAAGTGATGAAAGTGATTTTGAAGGCGATGAAGAACCAGAATTGGCTCCTGATGGTACTCAGAAAATAACTTTAAACCTTCTACGCCAATGGCAAATACAATTAGAAAAACCCCACGTGCCCATTGATACTATTAGGAAAGTGACACAGGCTTTTAGTTCTGCTTTAGCTAGTATCACTCCTGATGCAGAGCAAGCCATATATAAAGTTGTTGGTTCAGCTTCATTTAATGGCGTCATTCAGCTGTGCGTTTTACATCTACAACCAGCCATTTTGAGTTTCTTGGGTATTAAGGAGAAGTCTTCAATGCCTTTACATAAAGCCAAAAAATGGAACAAAGTTCGTGGTTGCTTGAGATACTACTTGACAGATTTGATACGTTTGATCGAACAGGTGTCGAGTACGAACATCCTTTCAGTTTTACTCAAACATTTGCATCAAATGGCCAATATGGTAGCTCCATTCACTGCTCTTGGTAAGACTATACTAAAGCGTCTAATTGTATTATGGTCTACAGGAGACGAAACCATAAGAGTTGTAGCATTCTTGTGTATTTTAAAGATTACACGTAACCAACAG tttactatgttgaatcatgTCCTGAAAGCCATGTATCTTTCATATGTACGCAATTCCAAATTCGTTTCTCCAAATACTTTGCCCTCGATTAATTTTATGCGCCGTTCCCTGATCGAGATGTTCGCTTTGGATTTAAATGCCACATACCAACATGCCTTCCTGTATATACGCCAACTGGCCATCCATCTTCGCAATGCTGTCATATTGAAGAAAAAAGATAGTTTCCAAGCGGTTTATAACTGGCAATACATCAATTCCTTACGTTTGTGGTGTGATCTTTTAGGTCTTACATCGGATAAGCCTCAATTACAACCTCTCGTGTATCCTTTGGTTACCATTGCTATGGGAGTCATCCGTTTAATACCAACAGCCCAATACTTCCCCTTAAGATTCCATTGCTTGCAATCTCTTATAGAGTTGGCCAAAGCTTCACATACCTTTATACCCGTATTGCCTCTAATTCTTGAGGTCTTGCGCAGTAATACCTTCAACAAGAAACACACAACGGTGTCTATGAAGCCCATGCAATTTACTTGCATATTGCGTTTGAATAAAGCACAGTTGGGAGAAAATGGTTTTAGGGATGAAGTTGTTGAGCAATTGTGTGGTCTAGCACTGGAATATTTAGCTCATGAATCGAACAGTTTGGCTTTTAGCGATTTGTCCGTTCACACTGTGACTGCCTTAAAGTCATATCTTAAAGAATGTCGCAATGCTAACTACTCACGAAAAATTAAGCAGTTGTTGGACAAAATTGccgaaaatgctaaattcattgaACAGGAAAGgcgaaaaataacatttggacttaAAGATATTGATCAAATAAGGGCTTGGGAGACAAAGGTTCGTAACAAGGGTACTCCCTTGGATATCTACTATAAGGCTTGGGTTAAAACACATGAAACTAAAAAGAGGCGCCAAGCTGCCCAGGCCGATAGAGTTAATGATGACTATGACCTACCTACCATTAAGAAACAGTCCAAGAAGGTTGTTTCCGTTAAGAATGAAAATGGGGAAGTTGAACTTTTCCCCTCTGATTCAGAAGACGACGAAGAGGATGGTGCCAAATTGCCTGGACTTGAAAATAGTGACGAGGAGGATATGGAGGAAGAAGAGAAACCTAAGAAGAAATCAAAGAAAGACAAGAAAAAGAAGGAAAAGAAACCAAAGGAAGATATGGAATACGATATACCAATTGAAGATCCAGAAGAAGAGTGTGTTGATATCGTTAAAGACTTGGATATGGATGATTGgtaa
- the Coq3 gene encoding ubiquinone biosynthesis protein COQ3, mitochondrial yields MSRLLRVLPLAFRHTRKPTSFCATNHFRNSLRYLQTESKSGATNYSEDTQREVQHHSKLAFDWWDRNGPMKALHALNSLRVPFIRDGLISRGNVSKDLIGTTNVLQNQKILEVGCGGGILTEQLARLGASITALDLGEDLIEAARNHLSQEANPQLCDLIKYKLESMELHAKDSRNLNYYDAIVISEVLEHVEDKVSFLTASTQCLKPGGSIFITTINQTIPMWVGGVLIGEYVFNIAPKGTHHFKKMISPLDVQRILDTMGCHTVLVNGSTYDFWSNRWRWINSTCMCYALQAVKTDLNE; encoded by the exons ATGTCGAGGTTATTAAGGGTACTTCCATTGGCTTTTAGACATACCAG GAAGCCTACGTCTTTCTGTGCCACAAATCATTTTCGAAATTCGTTACGGTACTTGCAAACGGAAAGTAAGTCAGGAGCGACAAACTACAGCGAGGATACACAACGCGAAGTTCAACATCACTCGAAATTAGCTTTTGACTGGTGGGATCGAAATGGACCTATGAAAGCTTTACATGCTTTAAATTCTCTCAG AGTTCCATTCATTCGAGATGGCTTAATTTCACGAGGAAATGTCTCCAAAGATTTGATTGGCACAacaaatgttttgcaaaacCAAAAGATATTAGAAGTTGGTTGTGGTGGAGGCATACTTACAGAACAGTTAGCCCGATTGGGGGCCTCAATAACAGCTCTTGATTTGGGAGAAGATCTTATTGAAGCAGCAAGAAACCATTTGTCGCAAGAGGCAAATCCCCAGCTATGCGATCTCATCAAATACAAATTAGAATCTATGGAACTACATGCTAAAGATAGtcgtaatttaaattattatgatGCTATTGTAATATCCGAAGTTTTGGAACATGTTGAGGATAAAGTTAGTTTCCTTACAGCAAGTACACAATGTTTAAAG CCTGGAGGATCGATTTTCATTACTACTATAAATCAAACCATACCAATGTGGGTTGGTGGCGTTTTAATTGGGGAGTATGTATTCAATATAGCCCCTAAGGGTACACATCACTTTAAGAAAATGATATCGCCTTTAGATGTTCAACGGATATTGGATACaa TGGGCTGTCATACTGTTTTGGTGAACGGAAGTACATATGATTTCTGGAGCAATAGATGGCGATGGATCAACTCTACTTGTATGTGTTACGCTTTGCAAGCAGTCAAGACAGatttgaatgaataa
- the mTerf3 gene encoding mitochondrial transcription termination factor 3 translates to MLRILSRFIIQKPKLVENVVNKRYIRGLPRQKVEVKSLPLINEEKSNPPNEVEMARKELAELTGGIEFEELKQMMQRKKEGKHIPSVKDTNQLELQTEGEEKQALEPTYNLAAYVNKSELLQGFIKLGVDLSSIEKRKGLPEFVLKLDMEKDVHPRLLFLQDQGVPAECFGELISKNPLIFKVDLDDMQTRVNYLESKKFTKPQIQRILTMNPFWLMFSTKRIDKRLGFFQKEFYLRGDDVRFLSSKQPRLITYNMQHIADATFCIREEMGFTKDEIKVLLLSKPRLWMLKPDDLIERFSYAHQEMKLSHQMLLQQPEILTSREFRLRERHEFLKMLGRAQYEPEKDMYISPKALVEGNNYHFVRNVAKSDMETFNLFLKTR, encoded by the exons ATGTTacgaattttatcaagatttattATACAAAAACCTAAATTAGTAGAAAATGTAGTAAATAAACGTTATATCAGAGGTTTGCCCAGGCAAAAAGTGGAAGTCAAATCATTACCCCTTATCAATGAAGAGAAATCTAATCCACCCAATGAAGTGGAAATGGCTCGAAAGGAGTTGGCTGAATTGACCGGTGGCATAGAATTCGAGGAGTTGAAACAAATGATGCAAAGGAAAAAAGAGGGCAAACATATCCCATCGGTGAAAGATACAAACCAACTGGAACTTCAAACTGAAGGAGAAGAGAAACAAGCACTAGAGCCCACATATAATTTGGCAGCTTATGTGAATAAATCTGAACTCTTACAGGGTTTCATAAAGTTAGGTGTTGATTTGAGTTCAATAGAAAAACGTAAAGGTTTGCCAGAATTTGTCTTAAAGCTTGATATGGAAAAGGACGTACATCCTCGCTTACTCTTTTTACAAGATCAAGGAGTGCCAGCAGAGTGTTTTGGTGAACTGATTTCCAAAAACCCTTTAATATTTAAAGTTGATCTCGATGACATGCAGACTAGAGTTAACTACTTGGAGtcaaaaaagtttaccaaaCCCCAAATACAAAGAATCCTAACAATGAATCCCTTTTGGCTAATGTTTTCCACAAAACGTATCGACAAGCGTTTGggtttttttcaaaaagaattCTACCTCAGAGGAGATGATGTAAGATTTCTAAGTAGCAAACAACCTAGGCTAATTACTTATAATATGCAACACATTGCCGATGCCACATTTTGTATCAGAGAAGAAATGGGTTTCACAAAGGACGAAATTAAAGTGCTGCTGCTTAGCAAACCTAGACTTTGGATGTTAA AACCTGATGATTTGATTGAACGTTTTTCCTATGCCCatcaagaaatgaaattatccCATCAAATGTTACTCCAGCAACCAGAAATTCTAACATCCCGAGAGTTTCGTTTAAGAGAACGTCAtgagtttttgaaaatgttaggTCGAGCCCAATATGAACCCGAAAAGGATATGTATATATCACCCAAGGCATTGGTGGAAGGCAATAACTATCATTTTGTACGTAATGTAGCGAAAAGTGATATGGAAACGTTTAATTTGTTCTTAAAGACTCGATGA